The region CTACAAATTAATAAATCTATTACTTTTACAAAATGAATATCTTATCTGGGCTGTTCAGGCGGGTAGGGCTTCCGACCGATAGGGAGGATTCGTTCAACAACAATAACATTGGGATTAAAATTATAAAAAAATGAAAAAAAGACTCGCTGCCGTAAAGGAATTTCACAAAATTTTTAAACTGGGAATTGCTGAAAATCTGCGGGCTTCCCTGGGAGCTGAGAAAAACCGCTTACGTTACGAATTAATGAAAGAAGAGAACGAGGAATACCTGGAGGCAGCAAATAACGGAGATCTCACCGAAGTAGCTGATGCCCTGGGCGATATGTTATATGTTTTATGCGGAACCATTATTGAGCACGGACTGGAACATAAAATTGAAGCCGTTTTTGATGAAATTCAGCATAGTAATATGAGCAAGCTGGATGGAAACGGAAACCCAATGTATAACGAAAATGGAAAGGTGATTAAAGGACCGGATTATGTTAGACCAAATATAGCAAAAGTACTTAAGGATTAATTTTATAGATTTTTGTAACTCAACAACTTTTATTTTTTGTTAAGTAGGAACCAGAAACCAGTTCAGGTTTTTTTCTGCCCCTTAAATAAAAAACCTCACAGATTACGAAAAGCTGTGAGGTTTAGTTTTTTAAATGAAAAATTCAATAAAAATTATTTCACCAAATGTCTCCAGGCATGCTTATCTTCAGCCTGGTTATATTGAATTTTCATTAATCGGTCTTTGAAAGATTTCCCGTAGGAATCTTCCATTTTTGGAAGCTCAAACTTTTCGCCTTTATATCCAAAGCCGGCAATTGGGTTAATTACCGTTGCGGTACCCGAACCAAAGATCTCCTTTAGTTTGCCTTTTCTGGCGGCTTCAACAATTTCAGAAACTGGAACCCTCCTAATTTCAACTTCAATATTAAGATCTTTAGCAAGATCTATCACACTTTTTCGGGTTACCCCGTCTAAAATTCTGTCGCTGGTAGGAGCGGTAATAAGCGTGTCTCCAATTCTAAAGAAAATATTCATCGTTCCGGCCTCTTCCAGATAATCGTGCGTATTAGCATCAGTCCAGATTATTTGTTGAAAACCGGCTTCTTTGGCAAGGTTGGTAGGATAAAACTGCGCGGCGTAATTTCCGGCAGCTTTGGCAGCTCCAACGCCCCCATCGGCAGCGCGGCTGTATTTTTCTGAAAATTGAACCCTCACTTCGCCGCTATAATAAGCCTGGGCGGGAGAACAAATAATCATAAATTTGTATTTGGTCGCAGGATTGGCAGAAACGCATTCTTCGGTAGCAATTACAAATGGACGAATGTAAAGCGAGTTTCCAAAACCTTTTTTGATCCAGTCTTTTTCCAGTTTCAATAACTCCTCCAGTCCGTTAAAGAAAAATTCTTCCGGAAATTCAGGAATTGCTAATCTAGCGCTGGATTTATTGATTCTTTTAAAATTTTCTTCTGGTCTAAAAAGCCAAATCTGGTCATTTTCATCTTTATAGGCCTTCATTCCTTCAAAAACGGCCTGGCCGTAATGAAATACTTTAGCCGATGGATCCAGTTGAATAGGGGCGTAAGGCTTAATCTTAGGATTTTGCCATTGTCCATTTTCATAATCACATTCAAACATATGATCTGTGAAAACTTCGCCAAAAACCAGATTGTCAAAATTTACTTCTTCAATTTTAGATTTTTGGACTTTGTTAATTTCGAGCTGGTCAGTATCGTATTTCATTATCATTAGTTTAGTTAACAAATTTACCTAATTTAAAACAGAATCAAAATCTAAAGTTTTGGTAAATTTGTTTGGCAGCAAGGTTTTAACTAAAAATAAGAAAATGAGAAAAATTGCATCTATATTGGCGTTATCCTTAATATTTATTGCCTGTAAAAATGAAAAATCTAATG is a window of Salegentibacter salegens DNA encoding:
- a CDS encoding branched-chain amino acid aminotransferase; amino-acid sequence: MKYDTDQLEINKVQKSKIEEVNFDNLVFGEVFTDHMFECDYENGQWQNPKIKPYAPIQLDPSAKVFHYGQAVFEGMKAYKDENDQIWLFRPEENFKRINKSSARLAIPEFPEEFFFNGLEELLKLEKDWIKKGFGNSLYIRPFVIATEECVSANPATKYKFMIICSPAQAYYSGEVRVQFSEKYSRAADGGVGAAKAAGNYAAQFYPTNLAKEAGFQQIIWTDANTHDYLEEAGTMNIFFRIGDTLITAPTSDRILDGVTRKSVIDLAKDLNIEVEIRRVPVSEIVEAARKGKLKEIFGSGTATVINPIAGFGYKGEKFELPKMEDSYGKSFKDRLMKIQYNQAEDKHAWRHLVK
- a CDS encoding pyrophosphohydrolase domain-containing protein — its product is MKKRLAAVKEFHKIFKLGIAENLRASLGAEKNRLRYELMKEENEEYLEAANNGDLTEVADALGDMLYVLCGTIIEHGLEHKIEAVFDEIQHSNMSKLDGNGNPMYNENGKVIKGPDYVRPNIAKVLKD